GCTGCAGACCATGCTCTTCCAGGATCCCTTCCAACATCAAGGGATTGGGTTTACCGGGAACTGCTTCAGGTGAGATTCCCGTAGCTTTTTCCAGCGCGGCACAAATGGCGCCACAATCAACCAGAACCATGGGCTCATCTGTGGGACAAATATAGTCGGGATGAGTGGCAATAAACGGCTTACCCTGCTTAATCCAGTAGGCTCCTTTGGACAAGCGTTCAAAGGTTAAGGTGGTATCAAAGCCAACCACTACTATTTCAGGTTCCTCATCTGGATTTCCGTTGACAACATGATAGCCGGCATCCCTGAATTCCTGTTTTAATCCTGTCGTGCCCAAAATATAGACCCGTTTTGCGGTGGGATAGCTGTTGCGCAGGTATTTCTGAGTCGCTAAGGCAGAGGTGTAAACATTTTCCGCCGTTGCTTCCAAGCCTAAAGCATGGATTTTCTTGAGATACTCACTTACGCTCTTGGAGCTGTTGTTGGTTAAAAAAGTATAACCAATTCCCATGATCTTTAGTCCCGCCAGAAAGCTTTTAGTAAACGGAAAAAGGGTTGAACCGTTGTAGATAGTTCCGTCCATATCAAGGGCAACGTGACGAATAGCCTTAAGCTGGTTCTGATGTATCCCGGGGGTCATTCTACACCTTCCAGGGATAGCGTTATTTCCTCCTGGCTTGCTGCCCAATATTGATTGTTTGAGAATATCTGATGGACACTGCTTTCCAACCAACCACCTTCCAGGGCTACATCAAGAATAGTGTAGCGCGTTCGAATATACTGAGCCAATCGAAAGCTGTGCCTTAATCGGGATATCTCAATCCCAATGTCCTGTGGATCAACCGGCCCATTGATCTCGACCAGCTTGTCACGTAACTCAGAAAATGGAAGGATCTGTTTGATTATCTGCGGCTTTAATTCTGGCCAAAGATCACTTAGTTGACGCATGCGATCGTGAAGAACATCAGGAGATACATATTTGCCCTGAGCTTGGTCAATCACCTGTTTAGCTACATCCGGATCGTTAAAATGGGACACAATGTTTGCTTCAATCTCTGCAAAAGTAAGCCAACGTTCTTTGATCGTAATCAATTCCCATTTTTGATCCTCAATGGGAATATCCAATATCTTTTCATAGAGCGCCAGGGAGGATAATGATCCGATGGCAACTTTAAACCCATGCGATGGAGCAATCCCGTGATGGGTGTGATGCTCTATGTCCCAGAGGTGACTGAATTGGTGTTCAGCACCTGAAGCTGGGCGAGATGAACCGATGGCCTGCATTGCCAAACCGGCCATAAGTAAACCTTCAACCAGATAACATAAGGCCTTACCTTCACCTCGTTTCACACCTCCAGGATCAGCTGTCAGATCTCGTAATGGGTGTTGAACCAAAGCCCAGGCATCCTGCCTAATTGCTTCAATACCCAGGGCATCGGCAAGAATCCAATCTGCACCTGCAGGAATCTTGGCGATCAGATCAGCATAACCCCAGGCATTCATTTCCGGGGGGGCTTCTGCAATGACGGAAAGATCAGCGATCACGCACAGAGGTGCCGAACACTGAAAGGTCTGTTTAAAACCAGCTGCTGTAATGGAAGCTCCAAACGCAGTATATCCATCTACTGAAGCAGCGGTCACAACAACCATATAGGGTCTGCCACAACGATGGGCTGCTAATTTTGTTAAATCATTAAGAGTCCCGGAACCAACTGCAATTGGAATAGCATCCACAGTTTTAAGATAGGCGGTCAACTCCTCAACATACTGCATCTCTGCATGAAAATCACTTTCGTTAAAAATGAAGGGTTCCAGAGTTTGGTTATCCTGAGCTTTCATAACCTTTTGAGCGGCTTGACCGGCAGCTTGAAAGGTATTCTGGTCAGCGACAATAACAGCTCTGCGAGCGGGGAAGCATTTTATGAAATATTCTCCCACACTAGAAATCGTATTGTGACCTACATTGATATACCGCGTGGTATCGGCTTTAGACAGGGCGATCTCAAGGCGTTTTCTGCTTTCTTTTTCAAAGGTTTCCATCTGGTCCTCTTTTGTCCAGCCAACAAGACCAGGTTGATCCTGGATTAGTTAGCCCTTCTCTAATTCAAATACTTTCCATATATTTCTTGTATATATCAATCGTCATAATTGGATAGTCCGTAGCAAAAGAACGTACACCAAGCTCAAGGAGTTGGGTGTACACTTCAGGCTCGACCATCCGCCAGGGTAAAACCTGGAATAATATCCCTTGTTCGTTCACTTCTTTCATCCTGGCCTGGAGATAATCCGGCGCGGGTTTAAAAGGTTGGTCACTTTCAACATCTGGGTATTTCACATGGATCTGAATGGTAGTGATCCCTTCAAATTGATTTTCACGGATGGACGCAAAGGTCTTTTTCACATTTTCCAGACTCCCACCGATCCAAAGGAGTGATAGTGATTCAGGTATGCGACTGTGCCAGTCTATGATCAGGTTATGATGCTTTGTCGTAAAAATGATCTGTCTTTCAAGACCATGATCTCTAACCATATTGGCCAGCCGATCCAGATCGATCTTTTTATAATCCAGATATATAAAGCGATCGGGATGTCCGGACATACTTTTAAAAACCTCTTCCAACGTTGGAATAGACTGGACTTGATCTCCCCGAAATGATCCAACATCCAATGTTTTAGCCACTGCGAGACTGATCTCACTAAAGGAGATATTGATCAGGGAATCTGATGTGTTTGGAGCCAGACGTTTTGAGTTTTTATCGTGGATACAGATAATAACATCATCGGAGGTGGTGCGAATATCGGCTTCTGGAATGATCCCCATCTCCCAGGTTTCTATGAACGTTTCCAGGGTGTTTTCCGGGATTCTCAAACCACCACCGCGGTGAGCCTGGATGGGAAGAACTCCCAAATCTGTATACACGTTAATAGGTGACAGTTTATTTTCTCCGCATCCAGAAAATGTAAAAATCATTACTATTAGGCCGCTTATCAATCTCATTGTTGATCTCTCCCATCTTAGTTCAATATTCCCTGTCTGGTTGTGTTTTCCTGGTTGGGCAATTCTATCTTTTTTGTGCCTTAAATATATATTCATTGATATTAATTCACTATTACGATATCTCACTGTATCGAATCTGTCAATGAGTATTTCAATCAGGAAAGCTTTGACCTTGTCTGGTGAAAGGAAACTCAATGCAAGAACGGCCGGACATTCGCGCCCAGCCGTTCTGCTTTTCTTGCGCTTATTTACAAGCTATTTACTACTCTAAAGTAAGTCCTATTTCAGGTACAACATCTTAATGACTTTGGTATAACCACCAGCCTGAATTCTGGCAAAATACATTCCAGTACTTACAGGAGTTCCCTGGGCACTTAGGCCACTCCACTTCAGGTCATACCAACCAGCTGGTTGTGACTCATCCACCAGGGCATGTATCTCACGTCCGGTGATATCATAGATCCGCAGGGTTACATCGGCAACCTCTGGCAAGGCATAACTGATCGTCGTCACAGGATTGAAAGGATTCGGATAGTTCTGATTGAGAGCATATTCATCTGGCAGCATCCCGTCATGCACTCCAACGAAAGTCGAAGTAAAGCTGATCGTTGAGTTAGCCTCAATGGCATTGCCTAACATGTCCCAGATATTGTTCATGGTAATCGTGTACTCAAGGTCAACCGTAAATGGCGTGGTTATGAGTGTTACAATATTCCCATCAGCTTCTGCGGCCAGTGGTGTTCCTATCCCATTATCAAATGAGTAGTTAGTCAGGTGCTCACCTGTTGCCGGGTGAACAACTTCTGAAAATGTAAGCACAACACTGGTATCACTGGAGGCTGCGGCTGAAACAATCGCCGGACCAGTAACATCGAAATTCTCAATGCCAGGTGTTCCGCCATCTTCAAGACTGATGATCCAGTTGATCGGATCCCAATTCGATGCTGTGGCATCTATCAAGGCCAGGGTTGGACCGGTACCATCAGCTTCAGGAGCATGTTGGAAATCATCACCACTATCAGGTGTTCCATCATCATAATGCATAAAGGTCATCATGACATCAGCAGCATTAAAAATGATACAGTTATCCCTGGAATTACTCAGACCGATTCCTCCTTCTGTAACATCAAAATCAGGCGTGAAGGGGAGTTCGAAGGTATCCACTTCAACATGATTTAGCAGGGTATAGAAATCCCCGGCTGCTAATGTCGTACCTTCTGGTATACCGACACGACCATGTGTAGGATTGTCATCCATCATATACCAACCGCTTATATCGATGTCGACATCACCAGCATTGAACAGCTCGATCCATTCATATTCAACATCACCAGCAGCATTGTACATAATCTCGTTTACAACGATTGCTGGATAAACGGGAGCTTCTAGAATATTGAGGGCTCCTGGAGTACCACCATAGAAATAACTGGGTTGCCAACTGGCCGGATCATTACGATCCATGGCTGGATCAATTAATTCGCAGGATAATCCAGTTCCCCATCTTGCAGGATCAGGGTATGCGAGCTGATCTGTATGATAGTCAACAAAATCCGTCAAATTACCCAGGTCATCCCAGAGGTAGATCATATCTCCACTATTGTTCAGGTTCCAGAGATGATTCCGAGTCGTATCGGTGTAGTCGATGGCTGCTTGCAGATCTGGTGTGAAATGCAATGGCCAGCCTTTTTCCTCACCCTCACCGTAGACATAGATTGTGAAATAGTCACCAGGAAGCATAACCGTATTTATGCTGTCGGGAACCACTAGAAACTGATGACTGGTGGGCTCATCTCTCAAATACCATCCCAAAATATCGATTGTATCGGCTGAAGCATTGTACAATTCAATAAACTCATTATCATAGTATTCTGAATTATACTGAAACTCATTGATCACGATCATGTCAACATAAGCTTGATAAGTAAATGCCATCGTACTTAAGGTGTCGATCACATTTCCGGAAACATCAGCAACATTGCTCACGGTTAAAGTATAATCAGTCTCATGAACCAGCGCACCAATGGTCAGTGCAACCTGATAATCAGACCAGACAGCTGCTGATGGAACACCAATTCCACCATCTACTGAATAATTGATCAGAGTTGTGGCAGTCACTGAATCCACCGATTCTGAAAAAGCCACATTGATGGTGTTCAGATCCACGACACTCACATTCAATATGGTTGGCGGGAACTCGTCCAGAGGTTCTGTTCCAGGTGTGCCGCCCAATCCACTACTGGCTTTCCAGTTCAATGGATCATGATTTGACAGAAGCGGATCTATTAATTCCAGTGAATATCCCAGACCATCGGCACCCGAAGCATGCTCGAACATTTCGCCTGCTCCACCATCATCATAGTACATGTAGCTGACCAAGTCATCTTCAGCATTGAAGAGAAGTGGGTTATCTTTCGAGTCACTATAGCCGATGTCGCCATCTGAGATATCATAATCAGGAGTAAATGGAACTACAAATGTATCTGAAGAGACATAATTAAAGACCGACAGGTATTCTCCAGGACCGATCTTTGTGCCAACGGGGAACGGGGTTCTCACATGTGTTGGATTATCATCCATGGTGTACCAGCCACCTATATCAACACTATCATCTTCAGTATTAAATAGCTCGATCCACTCAACCTGGGCAGAATCGTCAAGTGAAGAATGATACATAACTTCACTGATTACAACACCAGGATATACAGGAGCGATGGTAACATTCTCAAGTCCAGGTGTTCCACCATAGAAATAGCTAGCCTGCCAGTTGGTTGGATCATCGTTGCTGGCCATGGGGTTGATTATTTCTACAGTATGACCAATACCCAAATAGGCTTCTACAGGCACGGTATTGGGAAGACTCTGATCATAAGCAACGCTGTCAACCAGGTTACCCATACTATCCCACATGTAAATAATGTCATCACTATTGTTTAAATTCCACATATGGAAGTGACTAGTATCCGCGTAATTGACAGCACCGTTTACATCCGGGGTAAAGTGAAGAGGCCAACCATTGACAACACCATCACCATAAGCGAAGATCGTAAAATATTCACCGGGAGCCAAAACATTGTCTGTGGTGCTCTGGATAATAATGGGAGAATGACTGGTCGGCTCATCTCGAAACAGCCATCCTGTAAGATCAATAGTCTCGGCAGATGCATTAAAGATTTCAAACCATTCGTTATCACTGCCTTCTGAATTATAGGTAAACTCACTGATAACAACTTTTCCTGAATATTCGTAGTAGGAAAAGGCAGCTGTACTATTGGTGCCGATCGTTAGAGAGCTATCGAGGGTGTAAACATCATTGACTGTTAAAACATAATCAGTTGGGTGGGTCATGGCAACAGCCAGGGTTAACACAACCATGTTCGATTCAGCGGTTATACTCAGAGGAGCAACGCCACCAATATCATAATTGGCAGCCATTACAGCAGTTACTGAGTCAACAGGGTAAGTATAACTTACAGTTACTGTCAAATTGTCTAATGTTTTAACCTCTAAAATGTTGAAAGGGTTAGAAGCATGGGTGAACCAGGCTCGTGGGTCAAAATCGGCAGGGGCTTCTTGTGGTCCATCTCCACCACCAGAATCATTGTCAATATCCCATTCAGCGGGGTCAAAAGTAGGGTTACCTGTCGTAACAGTCGAAACTCTCTCAGCCCGACCATCTTCAAATTCATGATCTGTGCCTGTACCATCTTCACCAGGACGGCCGTAAATGTCCACAACTTCCCAGGCTGGGTTGTACAGTACTATATTATCATCACCATTACTATCAACCGGTCCGGCCTGGTGACCATCTAAATCAGCTGCAAAACCAAAGGTCTCCATAAAATCATCAGCATGTCTGCAACTAACATAAAAACCGCCGGCAGGTATGACACCCCGCAGAGCAAGTCTAGTAGTGATATAATCATTTCCGTTAGTATACCGAGCCAGTGACCAGCCTTCACTTAGGTCAACATCTTCGCTACCATTATTAAACAGCTCAACAAATCTGGCTGCGTATCCGCCACCATTTGGATCTGCGATCTCCGTAATAAAGATATCTCCGAATGCAATACTGGTGAATGCAAACATCAGTACAGTGATGCACAATCCTTTTAATGCAGTTTTCATTTCCTTCTCCTTCTTTAGTTAAAAGCTTGAAGCATTTTCTATTATCAGCTCCGGATATAGGTGATAACACTGACCTAAGTCCGCAGAAAAACGAATTCTCCACTGTTTTTAAAGACATGATGATTATTTAATGCTCTTTAGAATCAATGTCAAGATATCAATTCATGAATATTTATTCAATTTCTCATAAAACTAACTTACTGGCACATCATTCAGCACTCGAAAAGTTAAGCCGGAATGGCTTCCCAGTGGCTTTGTTCTGACATCATTAAAGCCAGTGACTCGATCTGAGATCGAGTTTCCGAGGGGGACCAGGCCAGGTATTCTGCGGCGAGCGCTGCCACATTATTTACTGAATTTTCGCTACGATCTGCATAGGATCCGATAATTGTCCGCCGGTAGTAGATGTCGGCCAGGGTCTGTGCATGTTCACTCCTGATGGCGTAGGCTACCTCTGCCATTATTTCCGGTCTATCATCAGAAATGAGTGTTGCCAGCTCTGGCTCCTTGCCAACTTGTTCAAGTATCTCTTTTGTTCGAGATCCATAAAATGAAAGGAGGTGTTGCACTGTCGCATCGCTGATCTGGTGACGGTTCGCCAAGCTTAAAATAACCTTTTGGATCTTGTCGGATATTATTGCCCCAGGTAAAGACTGATGTCGAGTAACACAGGCGGCCTTATGCCCCAAGCGCTTACAGATGAGATCAGCTGTATCTTCTGCCAGACTCCGATAGGTGGTCAACTTACCGCCGATGATCGAAAACGCATTTTGTGACCCGCCTGCTTTCTCATGATCCAGAATAATATGACGTCGGGTTACACTGCGTTCCTTCTTGCCGGGCTCAAAGGGTAAGGGCCGAATCCCGGAATATGTATATAACACATCTTTCTCTTCAAACGAATGTCCGGGAATTAGCTGGTTGAGCTCGTACAGCAGATATTCAATCTCTGTCTTAGTTGCGTGAACTTCATTCATATCCCCATCATAAAAAAGGTCAGTCGTCCCAACCAAATAATAGTCCAACCAAGGAATGATAAAGTAGGGCCGGCCATCTTGTTGGGCTTCCACATAGATCGCTTCTTTAGGACCACCTTCAAAACGTTTGATCAGGAGGTGACTGCCCTTGGTTCCTCCCATTTTGCGACCCACTTCCTGTGCAAGATTCAGGTTAATACTATCAACAAAAGGACCACCAGCATTGATGATATATTTTGCCGCTATCTCATGGTTGGTTTCGGTTAGTTTATCATTTACCTGAAGCAGATAATTTTCATTTTCGGAATCTCGGCTCATCCCCTTAACCTTACAATAGTTCAGAACAGCTGCCCCGGCCTCTTCAGCACCAATTATCAATTCAAGTGTTAGTCGCTCCGGGAAGGCGATCTGACAATCATAATATGATAAAACTGCTGTCAACTCTTTTTGATTTAGCGCTGGATCAATAGTTGCCCTCTCTCGCTGCTTGCGATTATTGGCATAATAGCTATGATTTGGCAACGACTTATTGTAGGACAGTATATCATATAAAGTTAGACCTGCCCGCACCATCCAGGCGGGACGTTTGCTGTGCTTATAGATTGGAACATTCAATTTCAGCGGTTTCACCAGATGGGGAGCGTTGGAGAGAAGGCGCTCTCGCTCAGCCAGGGATTCCCGAACCAGAGACAATTCAAAATATTCCAAATATCTGAGCCCCCCATGGATCAGCTTGGTTGAAGAGCTGGTCGCATACCAGCCAAAATCCCGTTTTTCAAAGAGGATGGTCTTCACACCGCGCAGGGCCAGATCCATCGCAATCCCTGCACCATTGATTCCGCCACCAATGATAGCAACGTCATATTCTGCAGAGGTAATCTCAGTGAGTTGCTTTGCTCTGTTCATATTCTTATTTTCCTTTTTTCCGCAGTAACAAAAGATCTAGCCTAAATAATTCATAGCCACTAAGTCACCAAGACACAAAGTTTAATAAAATATATGCTTATCAAAAATTATCACTCACAGATACAAATAATACTGTTTAAAATGACCTTGTTCATAACTTTAATACTTTTCGTGACTTAGTGTCTTCGTGGCAATAAATTCATGAATAATGCAGGCTAGAGAGAAGCTGAATTTATTTTCTTGATATGCATATTTATTCATTAATATTAATTCATTCCTATTTTGTTAAAAACTTTACCAAAAGTCAAGTGCTATGTTTATCCTGTTAAGATGAGTAACCCGCCCTGAAAGGAGTCTGTAAAATGAGGTTTATGAATTTATTGCTGCTACTGTTCCTGGGGAACATCCCGGGAATGGCGCAGGAAGCTAAAGTACCCACATCAGTCTACTATGAACGGAAAGCTGACCTGTTTACCGTCTTACCCAATGCCTCTGATGAAATTATTTTGCTGGGGAACAGCATCACTGACGGTGGCAACTGGTTTGAACTACTGGGTGATCCCAGGATCAAAAACCGGGGGATCAGTGCCGATGTTACTCGGGGAATAATCAACCGCCTGGATGAGGTGACAGAATCAAAGCCCCTGAAAGTTTTTCTGCTCATTGGTATCAATGACCTGTCAAAGGAAGCCTCTCTAGCAAACATTATCCAGAATATTCACACGATCATTGATCGGATCCATTCAGCTTCTCCTGGCACCCGGATATATATCCAAAGCGTTTTACCTGTAAATCCTGTTTATCAAAAATATCTAAATCATGTAAACAAGAGTGCTGAGGTCATTCAACTAAACC
The Candidatus Neomarinimicrobiota bacterium genome window above contains:
- a CDS encoding sn-glycerol-1-phosphate dehydrogenase; the encoded protein is METFEKESRKRLEIALSKADTTRYINVGHNTISSVGEYFIKCFPARRAVIVADQNTFQAAGQAAQKVMKAQDNQTLEPFIFNESDFHAEMQYVEELTAYLKTVDAIPIAVGSGTLNDLTKLAAHRCGRPYMVVVTAASVDGYTAFGASITAAGFKQTFQCSAPLCVIADLSVIAEAPPEMNAWGYADLIAKIPAGADWILADALGIEAIRQDAWALVQHPLRDLTADPGGVKRGEGKALCYLVEGLLMAGLAMQAIGSSRPASGAEHQFSHLWDIEHHTHHGIAPSHGFKVAIGSLSSLALYEKILDIPIEDQKWELITIKERWLTFAEIEANIVSHFNDPDVAKQVIDQAQGKYVSPDVLHDRMRQLSDLWPELKPQIIKQILPFSELRDKLVEINGPVDPQDIGIEISRLRHSFRLAQYIRTRYTILDVALEGGWLESSVHQIFSNNQYWAASQEEITLSLEGVE
- a CDS encoding glycerophosphodiester phosphodiesterase family protein — its product is MIFTFSGCGENKLSPINVYTDLGVLPIQAHRGGGLRIPENTLETFIETWEMGIIPEADIRTTSDDVIICIHDKNSKRLAPNTSDSLINISFSEISLAVAKTLDVGSFRGDQVQSIPTLEEVFKSMSGHPDRFIYLDYKKIDLDRLANMVRDHGLERQIIFTTKHHNLIIDWHSRIPESLSLLWIGGSLENVKKTFASIRENQFEGITTIQIHVKYPDVESDQPFKPAPDYLQARMKEVNEQGILFQVLPWRMVEPEVYTQLLELGVRSFATDYPIMTIDIYKKYMESI
- the glpD gene encoding glycerol-3-phosphate dehydrogenase, whose translation is MNRAKQLTEITSAEYDVAIIGGGINGAGIAMDLALRGVKTILFEKRDFGWYATSSSTKLIHGGLRYLEYFELSLVRESLAERERLLSNAPHLVKPLKLNVPIYKHSKRPAWMVRAGLTLYDILSYNKSLPNHSYYANNRKQRERATIDPALNQKELTAVLSYYDCQIAFPERLTLELIIGAEEAGAAVLNYCKVKGMSRDSENENYLLQVNDKLTETNHEIAAKYIINAGGPFVDSINLNLAQEVGRKMGGTKGSHLLIKRFEGGPKEAIYVEAQQDGRPYFIIPWLDYYLVGTTDLFYDGDMNEVHATKTEIEYLLYELNQLIPGHSFEEKDVLYTYSGIRPLPFEPGKKERSVTRRHIILDHEKAGGSQNAFSIIGGKLTTYRSLAEDTADLICKRLGHKAACVTRHQSLPGAIISDKIQKVILSLANRHQISDATVQHLLSFYGSRTKEILEQVGKEPELATLISDDRPEIMAEVAYAIRSEHAQTLADIYYRRTIIGSYADRSENSVNNVAALAAEYLAWSPSETRSQIESLALMMSEQSHWEAIPA
- a CDS encoding lamin tail domain-containing protein; the encoded protein is MKTALKGLCITVLMFAFTSIAFGDIFITEIADPNGGGYAARFVELFNNGSEDVDLSEGWSLARYTNGNDYITTRLALRGVIPAGGFYVSCRHADDFMETFGFAADLDGHQAGPVDSNGDDNIVLYNPAWEVVDIYGRPGEDGTGTDHEFEDGRAERVSTVTTGNPTFDPAEWDIDNDSGGGDGPQEAPADFDPRAWFTHASNPFNILEVKTLDNLTVTVSYTYPVDSVTAVMAANYDIGGVAPLSITAESNMVVLTLAVAMTHPTDYVLTVNDVYTLDSSLTIGTNSTAAFSYYEYSGKVVISEFTYNSEGSDNEWFEIFNASAETIDLTGWLFRDEPTSHSPIIIQSTTDNVLAPGEYFTIFAYGDGVVNGWPLHFTPDVNGAVNYADTSHFHMWNLNNSDDIIYMWDSMGNLVDSVAYDQSLPNTVPVEAYLGIGHTVEIINPMASNDDPTNWQASYFYGGTPGLENVTIAPVYPGVVISEVMYHSSLDDSAQVEWIELFNTEDDSVDIGGWYTMDDNPTHVRTPFPVGTKIGPGEYLSVFNYVSSDTFVVPFTPDYDISDGDIGYSDSKDNPLLFNAEDDLVSYMYYDDGGAGEMFEHASGADGLGYSLELIDPLLSNHDPLNWKASSGLGGTPGTEPLDEFPPTILNVSVVDLNTINVAFSESVDSVTATTLINYSVDGGIGVPSAAVWSDYQVALTIGALVHETDYTLTVSNVADVSGNVIDTLSTMAFTYQAYVDMIVINEFQYNSEYYDNEFIELYNASADTIDILGWYLRDEPTSHQFLVVPDSINTVMLPGDYFTIYVYGEGEEKGWPLHFTPDLQAAIDYTDTTRNHLWNLNNSGDMIYLWDDLGNLTDFVDYHTDQLAYPDPARWGTGLSCELIDPAMDRNDPASWQPSYFYGGTPGALNILEAPVYPAIVVNEIMYNAAGDVEYEWIELFNAGDVDIDISGWYMMDDNPTHGRVGIPEGTTLAAGDFYTLLNHVEVDTFELPFTPDFDVTEGGIGLSNSRDNCIIFNAADVMMTFMHYDDGTPDSGDDFQHAPEADGTGPTLALIDATASNWDPINWIISLEDGGTPGIENFDVTGPAIVSAAASSDTSVVLTFSEVVHPATGEHLTNYSFDNGIGTPLAAEADGNIVTLITTPFTVDLEYTITMNNIWDMLGNAIEANSTISFTSTFVGVHDGMLPDEYALNQNYPNPFNPVTTISYALPEVADVTLRIYDITGREIHALVDESQPAGWYDLKWSGLSAQGTPVSTGMYFARIQAGGYTKVIKMLYLK
- a CDS encoding GDSL-type esterase/lipase family protein, which encodes MRFMNLLLLLFLGNIPGMAQEAKVPTSVYYERKADLFTVLPNASDEIILLGNSITDGGNWFELLGDPRIKNRGISADVTRGIINRLDEVTESKPLKVFLLIGINDLSKEASLANIIQNIHTIIDRIHSASPGTRIYIQSVLPVNPVYQKYLNHVNKSAEVIQLNQDLFKLCGKSKAEYIDLYGRFVTSDGYLNPEYTNDGLHLSGKGYLVWADILKPYINE
- a CDS encoding HAD-IIA family hydrolase; the encoded protein is MTPGIHQNQLKAIRHVALDMDGTIYNGSTLFPFTKSFLAGLKIMGIGYTFLTNNSSKSVSEYLKKIHALGLEATAENVYTSALATQKYLRNSYPTAKRVYILGTTGLKQEFRDAGYHVVNGNPDEEPEIVVVGFDTTLTFERLSKGAYWIKQGKPFIATHPDYICPTDEPMVLVDCGAICAALEKATGISPEAVPGKPNPLMLEGILEEHGLQRSELAMVGDRLYTDVAMAQASGAIGVLVLTGEAIETDLETSPFTPDIVVPSIKELGEQLRQSQN